A section of the Brevundimonas sp. AJA228-03 genome encodes:
- a CDS encoding copper resistance CopC family protein: MIRVLTLTAALAFAGAAAAQDAHAGHAGMQRQAPAASGIVTTPADGAMTSGSPERFSATFPHPMMLKTVTLTAEGQAPIVVTAPAAPAAATVSVALPRLAPGTYAAAWAAEGPDGHKMSGSVSFMVH, translated from the coding sequence ATGATCCGCGTTCTCACCCTTACCGCCGCTCTGGCCTTCGCCGGCGCCGCCGCCGCCCAGGACGCGCACGCCGGTCACGCCGGAATGCAACGCCAGGCTCCGGCCGCATCCGGCATCGTCACCACCCCGGCCGACGGCGCGATGACATCCGGTTCGCCCGAACGGTTCAGCGCGACCTTCCCTCACCCGATGATGCTGAAAACCGTGACCCTCACCGCCGAGGGCCAGGCTCCGATCGTCGTGACCGCACCAGCTGCGCCAGCCGCCGCGACTGTCAGCGTAGCGTTGCCGCGTCTCGCGCCGGGAACCTATGCTGCCGCCTGGGCCGCCGAAGGTCCGGACGGACACAAAATGTCCGGCTCCGTCAGCTTCATGGTTCACTAG
- a CDS encoding heavy metal translocating P-type ATPase: MSTHPHNHAPGHACCAAKASNGAAVVKDPVCGMSVDPTTTAHRASHDGQDYFFCSAGCRTKFVGDPARYLNPRAESEPAVPGAIYTCPMHPEIRQEGPGSCPICGMALEPEMVTAEAPTNHELIDFTRRFWVGLALTLPVFALEMGGHLTNLHRLIPGQMSNWIQFALATPVVLWCGWPFFERGWTSLRTRRLNMFTLIAMGVGVAWLYSVVAVIAPGLFPPAFLKADGSAPVYFEAAAVITVLVLVGQILELRAREQTSGAIRALLDLTPKTARRVRADGVDEDVSLDQIAVGDRLRVRPGEKIPVDGELLDGRVAVDESMVTGESMPVTKEVGDRVVAGALNKTGSFIMRADKVGADTLLAQIVQMVAQAQRSRAPIQRLADTVSGWFVPTVIAIALLAAVVWGLVGPEPRLSYALVAAVSVLIIACPCALGLATPISIMVGVGRGAHAGVLIKNAEALERFEKVDTLVLDKTGTLTEGRPSVTAILPTEGFAEADILRLSASLERGSEHPLADAIVRAAKDRDIPLSEAVDFDSPVGRGVRGTIEGRQVALGNTRYLGELSIDVSTLESKADALRHDGATAIFVAVDGKAAGVIGIADPVKATTPEAILALKAAGLRLVMMTGDNRTTAEAVARRLGIDEVQAEVLPQDKAAVVQQLRAQGRIVAMAGDGVNDAPALAAADVGVAMGAGSDVAIESAGVTLLGGDLQGIVRARRLSRAVMGNIRQNLVFAFGYNALGIPVAAGLLYPVFGWLLSPALAALAMALSSVSVIGNALRLRAVKL; this comes from the coding sequence ATGTCCACGCATCCTCACAATCATGCCCCGGGTCACGCCTGCTGCGCAGCGAAGGCCTCGAACGGTGCGGCTGTGGTCAAGGATCCCGTCTGCGGCATGTCAGTCGATCCGACGACCACCGCTCACCGAGCCAGTCATGACGGTCAGGACTATTTCTTCTGTTCGGCAGGGTGCCGGACCAAGTTCGTCGGGGATCCGGCGCGTTACCTGAATCCCCGAGCGGAGTCCGAGCCGGCCGTTCCCGGCGCCATCTACACCTGCCCGATGCACCCGGAGATTCGGCAGGAAGGCCCAGGCTCCTGCCCGATCTGCGGCATGGCGCTCGAGCCCGAAATGGTCACGGCGGAAGCGCCGACCAACCACGAACTGATCGACTTCACCCGCCGCTTCTGGGTCGGTCTGGCCCTGACCCTGCCGGTCTTCGCTCTGGAGATGGGCGGGCACCTGACCAACCTACACAGGCTGATCCCGGGCCAGATGTCGAACTGGATCCAGTTCGCGCTGGCGACCCCCGTCGTCCTGTGGTGTGGCTGGCCCTTTTTCGAGCGCGGGTGGACGTCGCTGCGCACCCGTCGGCTCAACATGTTCACATTGATCGCCATGGGGGTCGGCGTTGCGTGGCTCTACAGCGTCGTGGCCGTCATCGCGCCGGGCCTGTTCCCGCCCGCCTTCCTGAAAGCCGACGGAAGCGCACCGGTTTACTTCGAGGCGGCGGCGGTCATCACCGTGCTGGTCCTCGTCGGACAGATTCTGGAACTGCGCGCCCGCGAACAAACCTCCGGCGCAATTCGAGCCCTGTTGGACCTCACGCCCAAGACCGCGCGACGGGTCCGCGCGGACGGCGTCGACGAGGATGTCTCCCTCGACCAGATCGCCGTCGGCGACCGCCTGCGGGTTCGGCCCGGAGAGAAGATCCCGGTGGATGGCGAACTCCTGGATGGCCGGGTCGCCGTCGATGAGTCCATGGTGACCGGCGAGTCCATGCCGGTTACCAAGGAAGTCGGCGACCGGGTCGTCGCCGGCGCTTTGAACAAGACCGGCTCCTTCATCATGCGCGCCGACAAGGTCGGCGCCGACACTCTGCTGGCGCAGATCGTGCAGATGGTGGCCCAGGCCCAGCGCAGCCGCGCACCGATCCAGCGGCTGGCCGATACGGTCTCCGGCTGGTTCGTGCCGACCGTGATCGCGATCGCCCTCCTCGCCGCCGTCGTCTGGGGCCTGGTCGGTCCGGAACCCCGCCTCTCCTACGCCCTTGTCGCCGCCGTTTCGGTCCTCATCATCGCCTGTCCCTGTGCGCTGGGACTGGCGACGCCGATCTCCATCATGGTCGGCGTGGGGCGTGGGGCGCACGCCGGCGTCCTGATCAAGAACGCCGAAGCGCTCGAACGCTTCGAGAAGGTCGATACCCTCGTTCTGGACAAGACCGGCACCCTGACAGAGGGACGTCCGTCGGTAACGGCGATCCTGCCCACCGAGGGCTTCGCCGAAGCGGACATCTTGCGTCTCTCGGCCAGCCTTGAGCGCGGCAGCGAACACCCGTTGGCCGACGCGATCGTCCGGGCAGCCAAGGACCGGGACATCCCCCTTTCCGAGGCCGTGGACTTCGACAGCCCGGTCGGCCGCGGCGTCCGCGGGACGATCGAGGGCCGCCAGGTCGCCCTGGGCAACACCCGGTATCTGGGCGAGCTTTCAATCGACGTCTCCACGCTGGAGTCGAAGGCGGACGCGCTCCGCCACGACGGGGCCACCGCCATTTTCGTGGCGGTCGACGGAAAGGCGGCCGGCGTCATCGGTATCGCTGATCCGGTCAAGGCGACCACGCCTGAGGCGATCCTCGCGCTGAAGGCGGCCGGCCTGCGGCTGGTCATGATGACTGGAGACAACCGAACCACGGCCGAAGCCGTCGCGCGGCGCCTCGGCATCGACGAGGTCCAAGCCGAAGTCCTGCCGCAGGACAAGGCGGCCGTCGTTCAACAGCTTCGTGCGCAGGGTCGGATCGTCGCCATGGCGGGGGACGGCGTCAACGACGCCCCTGCCCTCGCCGCAGCCGATGTGGGCGTCGCCATGGGGGCGGGGTCGGACGTGGCGATCGAGAGCGCCGGCGTCACCCTGCTGGGCGGCGATCTGCAAGGGATCGTGCGCGCACGGCGGCTCTCCCGCGCGGTCATGGGCAATATCCGCCAGAACCTCGTCTTCGCCTTCGGCTACAACGCCCTCGGCATCCCCGTGGCGGCCGGCCTGCTGTATCCCGTGTTCGGCTGGCTTCTCTCGCCGGCCTTGGCGGCGCTCGCGATGGCGCTCTCCTCGGTCAGCGTGATCGGGAATGCGCTGAGACTGCGCGCGGTGAAACTCTAG
- a CDS encoding metal-sensitive transcriptional regulator, which produces MQTDTKPKVLNRLSRIEGQVRGIARMVEDDRYCVDLLTQLQAVRAALHRVETEVLRDHLDHCVMGAMTGDDPEDRKAKAGELIELLARAGR; this is translated from the coding sequence ATGCAAACCGATACGAAACCCAAGGTCCTCAACAGGTTGAGCCGGATTGAAGGCCAGGTGCGGGGAATCGCGCGCATGGTCGAAGACGACCGGTACTGCGTCGACCTGCTGACCCAGTTGCAAGCCGTTCGCGCCGCGCTTCATCGCGTGGAGACCGAAGTGCTGAGGGATCACCTCGATCATTGCGTCATGGGCGCTATGACTGGCGACGATCCAGAGGATCGAAAGGCCAAGGCCGGGGAACTGATCGAACTCCTGGCGCGGGCCGGACGGTAG
- a CDS encoding toxin-antitoxin system, antitoxin component encodes MAKYAPLATFLRRQKQAEVDLTFRDIERIVGGILPKAATTDGWWRADPSGPEMPQHVAFADAGFVAEPQTRAETVRFVRMNAAPSPARLEQADERDETL; translated from the coding sequence ATGGCCAAATACGCGCCCCTCGCAACCTTCCTTCGGCGCCAGAAACAGGCCGAAGTGGACCTGACATTCCGGGACATCGAACGGATCGTCGGCGGCATTCTGCCGAAGGCCGCGACCACGGATGGATGGTGGCGAGCGGACCCGTCCGGGCCTGAAATGCCTCAGCACGTCGCTTTTGCGGACGCCGGCTTCGTCGCCGAACCGCAAACACGCGCCGAAACCGTCCGCTTCGTCCGGATGAACGCCGCGCCGTCTCCCGCTAGGCTGGAGCAGGCCGACGAACGGGATGAAACACTCTGA
- a CDS encoding nuclear transport factor 2 family protein, with protein sequence MSAAKCLLAVVLSVSLTSVGPALAHEPLQAAAASVDDVQAEAAAATSVVDAFHAALEHGETDAALALLADDVLIFEGGGAERSKAEYAEHHLAADAAFSAAVPSVRSRRIARAGADSAWVASESRTTGAFNGRPIDSLSVETMVLRHEADGWRITHIHWSSHAAR encoded by the coding sequence ATGTCGGCCGCCAAGTGCCTCCTCGCCGTCGTCCTCTCTGTGTCGCTCACATCGGTCGGACCGGCGCTCGCCCATGAACCGCTCCAGGCCGCCGCAGCCTCCGTCGATGATGTGCAGGCCGAGGCGGCCGCGGCGACGAGTGTCGTCGACGCCTTCCACGCTGCGCTCGAACACGGAGAAACAGACGCTGCACTGGCCCTCCTGGCCGACGACGTCCTGATCTTCGAGGGCGGTGGGGCGGAACGGTCGAAGGCCGAGTACGCCGAACACCACTTGGCGGCCGACGCCGCCTTCTCAGCCGCTGTGCCCAGCGTCAGGTCCCGCCGCATCGCGCGCGCCGGTGCCGACAGCGCTTGGGTCGCAAGCGAAAGCCGAACGACAGGCGCGTTCAACGGCCGCCCAATCGACAGCCTCTCGGTCGAGACAATGGTTTTACGCCACGAGGCCGACGGATGGCGGATCACGCACATCCATTGGTCTTCGCACGCGGCGCGCTGA
- a CDS encoding copper resistance system multicopper oxidase: MSIMRLDRRTLLRSAAAGGGLLGLQGLLPAWAQTGSAGLRSELPSLVGPNINLTVGHSPFSVGGRTGHAVTVNGLLPAPLLRLREGQNARLSVTNTLDEDTSIHWHGVLLPFQMDGVPGISFPGIRPRETFVYEFPVKQSGTYWYHSHSGLQEAMGHYGPIVIDPAGADPVAYDREHVLVLSDWSFMHPHDILAKLKKSPGYFNRQRTTLSGLLSGADGMSLEERRMWGQMRMDPRDISDVNGTTYTFLVNGHGPEENWTGLFRPGERVRLRVINASAMSILNVRIPGLPMTVVQADGDHVRPVEVDEFQISVAETYDVIVRPTEDRAYTIVSEAIDRSGMGRATLAPRLGMTADVPPLREVPTLTMRDMGMGGMDHGGMAGMDHGAMSGMDHAAMGQTPAAAPASDMAGMGPMNMRDPENAPADMAVGVGVDMIAMAPANRLGDRPLGLETVDHRVLVYTDLVSLQPNKDRRPPSRTMEIHLTGNMERFMWGFDGRKFSELVEPIRFERNERVRVTLVNDTMMGHPIHLHGHFFELVTGGPEGHQPLKHTVNVAPGSKVTFDLTADAPGDWAFHCHMLMHMHAGMFNVVTVRPMDGAA, from the coding sequence ATGTCGATCATGCGACTGGACCGACGCACCCTTCTACGCAGCGCCGCGGCGGGAGGCGGTCTGCTCGGCTTGCAGGGCCTTTTGCCCGCCTGGGCCCAGACCGGCTCAGCGGGTCTTCGGTCGGAGTTGCCGTCCCTCGTCGGCCCGAACATCAACCTCACGGTCGGCCACTCGCCGTTCTCGGTCGGGGGACGCACCGGTCATGCCGTGACGGTCAACGGACTACTTCCGGCGCCGCTGCTGCGCCTTCGCGAGGGTCAGAACGCCCGCCTGTCGGTGACCAACACCCTGGACGAGGACACCTCGATCCACTGGCACGGCGTTCTCCTGCCGTTCCAGATGGACGGCGTGCCGGGCATCAGCTTCCCGGGCATCCGGCCGCGCGAGACCTTCGTGTATGAGTTTCCGGTCAAGCAGTCGGGCACCTATTGGTATCACAGCCACTCCGGGCTGCAGGAGGCGATGGGCCACTACGGACCGATCGTCATCGACCCGGCCGGCGCCGATCCCGTCGCCTACGACCGCGAGCATGTCCTGGTCCTGTCGGACTGGAGCTTCATGCATCCCCACGATATCCTGGCGAAGCTGAAGAAGAGCCCCGGCTACTTCAACCGCCAGCGGACGACCCTGTCCGGTCTGCTCTCAGGCGCGGACGGCATGAGCCTCGAGGAGCGGCGCATGTGGGGTCAGATGCGCATGGATCCGCGTGACATTTCCGACGTGAACGGGACGACCTACACATTCCTGGTCAACGGCCATGGCCCGGAAGAGAACTGGACCGGCCTGTTTCGTCCTGGCGAACGCGTGCGCCTGCGCGTCATCAACGCCTCGGCGATGTCGATTTTAAATGTGCGAATTCCCGGCCTGCCGATGACCGTGGTCCAGGCGGACGGCGATCATGTCCGGCCCGTCGAGGTCGACGAGTTCCAGATCTCGGTTGCCGAAACCTACGACGTCATCGTCCGGCCCACCGAGGACCGCGCCTACACCATTGTGTCGGAAGCGATCGATCGCTCCGGCATGGGCCGCGCCACTCTCGCCCCACGCCTGGGCATGACAGCGGACGTTCCGCCGCTCCGGGAGGTTCCGACCCTGACCATGCGCGACATGGGCATGGGTGGGATGGATCACGGCGGGATGGCGGGCATGGACCATGGCGCGATGTCCGGCATGGATCACGCCGCCATGGGGCAGACCCCGGCCGCCGCTCCCGCGTCCGATATGGCGGGCATGGGGCCGATGAACATGAGGGACCCAGAAAACGCGCCGGCCGACATGGCGGTTGGCGTGGGCGTCGATATGATCGCCATGGCGCCCGCCAACCGGTTGGGCGACCGACCCCTCGGCCTGGAAACCGTCGATCACCGCGTGCTGGTCTACACCGATCTGGTTTCGCTCCAGCCGAACAAGGATCGCCGTCCGCCGTCCCGGACGATGGAAATCCATCTCACCGGCAATATGGAACGGTTCATGTGGGGTTTCGATGGGCGGAAGTTCTCGGAGCTTGTCGAGCCGATCCGCTTCGAACGAAACGAACGGGTCCGCGTAACCCTGGTGAACGACACCATGATGGGCCACCCAATCCATCTGCACGGCCATTTCTTCGAACTGGTGACGGGCGGGCCCGAAGGCCACCAACCTCTGAAGCACACGGTGAACGTCGCGCCGGGATCGAAAGTGACCTTCGATTTGACCGCCGACGCACCCGGAGACTGGGCCTTCCACTGCCACATGCTGATGCACATGCACGCCGGCATGTTCAATGTCGTGACGGTGCGGCCCATGGACGGAGCCGCCTGA
- a CDS encoding Spy/CpxP family protein refolding chaperone, which produces MTAGWRSIAITAALAALASGAGTWASTAWLMKRHETPSLHSIVHDQLDLTADQEARLEAIEARFASRRGALEAEVRTANRELADAIAVSEGDSPQVQAAVDHFHVAMGDLQKATIAHVFKMRSVLTPQQAQVFDRQVVGALLQDAG; this is translated from the coding sequence ATGACGGCGGGGTGGCGGTCCATCGCGATCACGGCGGCGCTGGCCGCCCTTGCCAGCGGCGCGGGGACCTGGGCCAGCACAGCCTGGTTGATGAAGCGGCACGAAACGCCCAGTCTGCACAGCATCGTCCATGACCAGTTGGATCTCACGGCGGACCAGGAAGCCCGGCTAGAGGCAATCGAAGCCCGGTTCGCGTCGCGGCGCGGCGCGCTTGAAGCCGAAGTCCGAACCGCCAATCGCGAACTGGCGGACGCGATCGCGGTCAGCGAGGGCGACAGTCCGCAGGTCCAGGCCGCGGTCGATCACTTCCACGTCGCCATGGGCGATCTCCAGAAGGCCACCATCGCCCATGTGTTCAAGATGCGGTCGGTCCTGACGCCCCAGCAGGCTCAGGTGTTCGACCGTCAGGTCGTCGGAGCTCTCCTGCAAGACGCAGGGTAG
- the copC gene encoding copper homeostasis periplasmic binding protein CopC: MRFNRFVPAFAVAAAVVMTAGAVSAHARLVSSTPAANATVAAPRSIALTFSERMVPAFSTLEVVNAAGAKAAVSTTVSEDGRSITGALARPLAAGGYTVNWQIASSDGHRMTGSYAFTVR; encoded by the coding sequence ATGCGTTTCAATCGTTTCGTTCCCGCCTTCGCCGTCGCCGCGGCCGTGGTCATGACCGCCGGCGCAGTCAGCGCTCATGCGCGTCTGGTCAGTTCGACGCCCGCGGCGAACGCGACCGTGGCCGCACCCCGGTCCATCGCCCTTACCTTCAGCGAGCGGATGGTCCCGGCCTTCTCGACGCTTGAAGTCGTGAACGCGGCCGGCGCGAAGGCCGCCGTCAGCACGACCGTCAGCGAGGACGGCCGGTCGATCACGGGCGCGCTCGCGCGACCGCTCGCCGCCGGAGGCTATACCGTCAACTGGCAGATCGCCTCGAGCGACGGTCACCGCATGACCGGTTCCTACGCCTTCACCGTTCGCTGA
- a CDS encoding ammonium transporter family protein — translation MKVSNLLAAAGAILALSAGAALAAEGCDCCKDMAADAAMSCCDEMKTDPAPTEPAPPAPAPSDTPAPQGHAAHN, via the coding sequence ATGAAAGTTTCCAACCTGCTGGCCGCCGCCGGTGCGATCCTCGCCCTGAGCGCCGGGGCGGCTCTGGCCGCCGAGGGCTGCGACTGCTGCAAGGACATGGCTGCCGACGCCGCCATGAGCTGCTGTGACGAGATGAAGACCGATCCTGCGCCGACGGAGCCGGCGCCGCCAGCCCCGGCTCCGTCGGACACGCCGGCGCCCCAGGGTCACGCCGCCCACAACTGA
- a CDS encoding copper resistance protein B has protein sequence MNRLALTLAPLILAASALSAQAQDPHAGHVMPASPAPRPAPVPVATPQTPARPPAQDPHAGHVMPSAQTPPAVDPHAGHDMSTMAPAQADPHAGHNMSTMQPAQADPHAGHDMSAMSMGPPDVPTSADDPGRPPEAAAPAAALSGPTHAADLIFGAEAMEASRQTLIAENGDVRTTAVIIDRLETGFGDGGDTYLWDVQGWNGGDINRFWWKSEGEGDFGGALEEAELQALYSRAVAPFWDVQAGVRQDFRSGGDDTTHLVLGLQGLAPYWFEIDAAAFLSTKGDLTARVEAEYDQRLTQRLILQPRLEIDASASDIPGLEIGSGLSSIEAGLRLRYEFRKEFAPYVGVEWSRALGNTADYIEARGGEAEDTRVVVGLKAWF, from the coding sequence ATGAACCGGCTTGCCCTCACACTCGCGCCCTTGATCCTCGCCGCCAGCGCCTTGAGCGCACAGGCCCAGGACCCACACGCCGGCCATGTCATGCCCGCGTCTCCTGCGCCAAGACCTGCCCCTGTTCCGGTCGCCACGCCTCAAACGCCCGCTCGGCCGCCAGCGCAGGATCCGCACGCCGGTCATGTCATGCCGTCGGCGCAGACGCCGCCCGCGGTCGATCCTCATGCAGGTCACGACATGTCGACCATGGCGCCAGCGCAGGCTGATCCGCACGCCGGCCACAACATGTCCACGATGCAACCCGCCCAGGCGGACCCTCACGCCGGACACGACATGTCTGCCATGAGCATGGGCCCGCCGGATGTCCCGACCAGCGCGGACGATCCCGGCAGACCTCCAGAGGCGGCGGCTCCGGCCGCCGCCCTGAGCGGTCCGACGCACGCCGCCGACCTGATCTTCGGCGCAGAGGCGATGGAGGCATCGCGCCAGACATTGATCGCCGAGAACGGTGATGTGCGCACCACCGCCGTCATCATCGACCGCCTCGAAACCGGCTTCGGCGATGGCGGGGACACCTACTTGTGGGACGTTCAGGGCTGGAACGGCGGCGACATCAACCGCTTTTGGTGGAAGTCCGAGGGCGAAGGCGATTTCGGCGGTGCTCTGGAGGAGGCCGAACTCCAAGCCCTCTACAGCCGCGCGGTCGCGCCGTTCTGGGACGTGCAGGCTGGCGTGCGCCAGGACTTCCGTTCCGGCGGGGACGACACGACCCATCTGGTCCTGGGTCTCCAGGGACTGGCCCCTTACTGGTTCGAAATCGACGCAGCCGCCTTCCTGTCCACAAAGGGCGACCTGACCGCTCGCGTCGAAGCCGAGTACGATCAGCGCCTCACCCAGCGCCTGATCCTCCAGCCGCGCCTCGAAATCGACGCCTCAGCCAGTGATATTCCGGGGCTGGAGATCGGCTCGGGCCTCTCTTCGATCGAGGCGGGCCTGAGACTGCGCTACGAATTCCGCAAGGAGTTCGCCCCCTACGTCGGCGTCGAGTGGAGCCGCGCGCTCGGAAACACCGCCGACTACATCGAAGCCCGAGGCGGCGAGGCGGAAGACACCCGCGTCGTCGTCGGCCTCAAGGCCTGGTTTTAA
- a CDS encoding TolC family protein, with amino-acid sequence MLLASRALEASRIANETLPQAERAVVLVRQGFARGGFTYNDVIAAQTALLATKARRVAVLKQFHIDRARLDRLTGAHADLLGLETRS; translated from the coding sequence GTGCTCCTCGCGTCGCGGGCCCTGGAAGCAAGCCGCATCGCCAACGAGACTCTGCCGCAGGCCGAGCGCGCCGTCGTGCTCGTGCGCCAGGGCTTCGCGCGTGGCGGCTTCACCTACAACGACGTCATCGCCGCCCAGACCGCGCTTCTCGCGACGAAGGCGCGGAGGGTCGCCGTTCTCAAACAATTCCACATCGATCGCGCCCGCCTTGATCGGCTGACCGGCGCGCATGCCGACCTGCTCGGCCTGGAGACTCGCTCATGA
- a CDS encoding sigma-70 family RNA polymerase sigma factor → MTATKGDLHRFVRRYIGDDEEAYDVVQETYASAWLAIRRYDPGRSFSTWLRSIAVNKCRDWGRKRTVRRVVRGVMGLDAPEALAVGDGAATPEEQVDDGRRRAALDRAIADLPDALKAPLLLTALEGRSHAEVALIVGATPKAVETRVARARAKLAEALRRL, encoded by the coding sequence ATGACGGCGACCAAGGGCGACCTGCATCGCTTCGTTCGTCGATATATCGGCGACGACGAAGAGGCCTACGATGTCGTCCAGGAGACCTATGCGTCCGCCTGGCTCGCCATTCGCCGGTATGATCCGGGCCGCAGCTTTTCAACCTGGCTCCGCTCGATCGCCGTCAACAAATGCCGCGACTGGGGCCGCAAGCGCACGGTTCGCCGGGTGGTTCGCGGTGTGATGGGCCTGGACGCGCCCGAAGCCCTGGCGGTCGGGGATGGAGCGGCGACGCCCGAGGAACAGGTGGATGACGGACGGCGTCGGGCGGCGCTGGACCGCGCCATCGCCGATCTACCGGACGCCCTGAAGGCGCCGCTGCTTCTGACCGCCCTGGAGGGTCGGTCCCACGCCGAGGTCGCGCTAATCGTGGGGGCTACGCCCAAGGCGGTCGAGACCCGCGTCGCCAGGGCGCGCGCCAAGCTCGCCGAGGCGCTTCGGCGACTCTGA
- the copD gene encoding copper homeostasis membrane protein CopD, producing the protein MIEAWVIGLRAVQYVAAALLFGLPAFLMYSARATGPLPLAWPRPALFWAALVLALAAPAALVAQTAMMAGSLSEAMKPGSLGMMVTGMGLGMALAVRSATALLAVAAIAMIRPGPRLWWVCASLGLLVSASFAWTGHGAATEGSGHGIHLASDILHALSASLWVGALAAFAALVVWRPKEPSAQDLALARALAGFAGVGTAAVAALLLTGVVNSAFLVGWSGLWTLTDTAYGRWLILKIVLFGLMLSLAAVNRFRLTPAFEAAGADSSPVLGHLRRSLVVEFALSLAVLTIVAVMGALAPPASLP; encoded by the coding sequence GTGATCGAGGCCTGGGTCATTGGCCTGAGAGCGGTCCAGTACGTCGCGGCCGCCCTGTTGTTCGGTCTGCCCGCCTTCCTGATGTACAGCGCGCGGGCGACCGGACCCCTCCCCCTAGCCTGGCCTCGGCCTGCTCTGTTCTGGGCGGCGCTGGTGCTGGCTCTGGCGGCTCCGGCCGCCCTCGTCGCCCAGACCGCGATGATGGCGGGATCCCTTAGCGAAGCGATGAAGCCCGGTTCGCTGGGCATGATGGTCACCGGCATGGGTCTCGGCATGGCGCTGGCGGTGCGGTCCGCCACTGCGCTTCTGGCCGTGGCGGCGATCGCGATGATCAGACCCGGGCCCCGGCTGTGGTGGGTCTGCGCCTCACTCGGCCTTCTGGTCTCGGCGAGCTTCGCCTGGACCGGTCATGGCGCGGCTACCGAGGGTTCCGGACATGGGATCCATCTGGCGTCCGATATTTTACACGCCCTTTCGGCGTCGCTTTGGGTCGGCGCTCTGGCCGCCTTTGCCGCTCTGGTCGTGTGGCGGCCCAAGGAACCGTCCGCGCAAGACCTGGCTCTGGCGCGCGCCTTGGCCGGCTTCGCCGGTGTCGGCACGGCCGCCGTCGCTGCTCTTTTGCTGACAGGGGTGGTGAACAGCGCCTTCCTGGTCGGATGGAGCGGGCTTTGGACGCTGACCGATACGGCCTATGGCCGCTGGCTTATCCTCAAGATCGTCCTGTTCGGTCTCATGCTGAGCCTGGCCGCCGTCAATCGCTTCCGCCTGACCCCCGCCTTCGAGGCCGCCGGTGCGGATTCCAGTCCGGTGCTTGGTCACCTGCGGCGAAGCTTGGTGGTGGAATTCGCGCTCTCCCTCGCCGTTCTGACCATCGTCGCCGTAATGGGGGCGCTCGCGCCCCCGGCCTCGTTGCCTTGA
- a CDS encoding DUF305 domain-containing protein: protein MKRISLVLAACALSAACSPQAEEPAVAAPEAAATAGSHGAMEGGMAAAAPGDSVATQGYKASMNTMMEAMPAFTGDADIDFMKQMRGHHVAAVSMARVELAQGKDTQARNLAQEVITAQEREITLIDAWLAEKGASAAPAA, encoded by the coding sequence ATGAAACGCATCAGCCTCGTCCTCGCCGCCTGCGCCCTGTCCGCGGCCTGTTCCCCGCAAGCCGAAGAGCCCGCCGTGGCGGCGCCGGAGGCCGCCGCAACGGCGGGTAGCCATGGCGCGATGGAGGGCGGCATGGCCGCGGCCGCGCCCGGCGACTCCGTCGCCACCCAAGGTTACAAGGCTTCAATGAACACCATGATGGAGGCGATGCCCGCCTTCACCGGAGACGCGGACATCGACTTCATGAAGCAGATGCGTGGTCACCACGTCGCCGCCGTTTCGATGGCGCGTGTGGAACTCGCGCAAGGCAAGGACACCCAAGCGCGGAACCTGGCCCAGGAGGTGATCACGGCGCAGGAGCGCGAAATCACCCTGATTGACGCTTGGCTTGCCGAGAAGGGAGCGTCTGCGGCTCCCGCCGCCTGA